One genomic window of Cellulophaga sp. Hel_I_12 includes the following:
- the bcp gene encoding thioredoxin-dependent thiol peroxidase — MQTLKEGDKMPSFMSKDQNGTIINSDDYLGKKLIVFFYPKANTPGCTAEACNLRDNYEEFQAQGYELLGVSADSEKKQANFSEKYFFPFPLLADEDLSVINAFGVWGPKKFMGKEYDGIHRTTFVIDEDGIITKVIDKVKTKDHAAQLL, encoded by the coding sequence ATGCAAACATTAAAAGAAGGGGATAAGATGCCCAGTTTTATGTCAAAAGATCAAAATGGAACCATTATTAACAGTGATGATTATTTGGGAAAAAAGTTAATCGTTTTCTTTTACCCAAAAGCCAATACACCAGGTTGCACTGCGGAAGCCTGTAATTTAAGAGACAATTATGAAGAATTTCAAGCTCAAGGATACGAATTGTTAGGCGTTAGTGCTGATTCTGAGAAAAAGCAAGCTAATTTTAGTGAGAAATATTTTTTCCCATTTCCTCTTTTAGCCGATGAGGATCTTAGTGTTATCAATGCTTTTGGTGTTTGGGGTCCCAAAAAGTTTATGGGAAAAGAATATGACGGCATCCACAGAACAACTTTTGTTATTGATGAAGACGGTATAATTACGAAGGTTATCGATAAAGTTAAAACAAAAGATCACGCAGCCCAATTGCTATAA
- the nth gene encoding endonuclease III gives MTKAEKVAFTIAKLKELYPTIPVPLDHKDPYTLLIAVLLSAQSTDVRVNKITPLLFEKADNPFDMIKLSVDEIRDIIRPVGLSPMKSKGIYGLSKILVEKYDGIVPKKIELLEEFPAVGHKTASVVVSQAFGIPAFPVDTHIHRLLYRWGFTNGKNVVQTEKDAKRLFPKEIWNDLHLQIIWYGREYSPARAWDLDKDIITKTIGRKKVLEDYYKTKKSR, from the coding sequence ATGACTAAAGCCGAAAAAGTTGCTTTTACCATAGCAAAACTCAAAGAACTATATCCCACAATTCCTGTTCCTTTAGATCACAAAGATCCCTATACTTTGTTAATTGCTGTTTTGCTTTCTGCACAAAGTACCGATGTTCGTGTAAATAAAATAACTCCTTTGTTATTCGAAAAAGCAGATAACCCGTTTGATATGATAAAATTATCGGTGGATGAAATTCGCGATATTATTCGACCAGTTGGTCTATCGCCTATGAAATCTAAAGGTATCTACGGATTATCAAAGATTTTAGTAGAAAAATACGATGGCATTGTACCAAAAAAAATAGAGCTATTAGAAGAATTCCCAGCCGTTGGCCATAAAACAGCAAGTGTTGTAGTCTCTCAAGCATTTGGAATCCCAGCTTTTCCTGTCGATACGCATATTCATAGACTCTTATACCGTTGGGGTTTTACCAATGGAAAAAATGTGGTTCAGACCGAAAAAGATGCCAAACGATTGTTTCCCAAAGAAATTTGGAATGATTTGCATTTACAGATTATTTGGTACGGTCGCGAATATTCACCAGCCAGAGCTTGGGATTTAGACAAAGACATCATTACTAAAACAATAGGAAGAAAAAAGGTGCTTGAAGACTATTATAAAACTAAAAAGAGCCGCTAA
- a CDS encoding RNA polymerase sigma factor, giving the protein MELQIDDSVLVKNYINGEEKALEILINRHNQRISSFIYSKVLDRDITEDIFQDTFIKVIKTLRKGSYSEEGKFLPWVMRIAHNLVIDHFRKNKRMPMFEGNDDFNIFSVIGDDQLNVEKQIIKDQIDCDLNLLIEELPDDQKEVLMMRIYRDMSFKEISENTGVSINTALGRMRYALINLRKVIEKNNIVLTN; this is encoded by the coding sequence ATGGAACTACAGATTGATGACTCAGTTTTAGTAAAAAATTATATCAACGGCGAAGAAAAAGCGCTTGAAATTCTAATCAACCGACACAACCAGCGGATCTCTAGCTTTATTTATTCTAAAGTTTTAGATCGGGATATCACAGAAGATATTTTTCAAGATACCTTTATTAAAGTGATTAAAACACTCAGAAAAGGATCGTACAGTGAAGAAGGTAAATTTCTACCTTGGGTCATGCGAATTGCGCATAACCTAGTGATAGATCACTTTAGAAAAAACAAAAGGATGCCTATGTTCGAAGGGAATGATGATTTTAATATCTTCTCTGTGATCGGCGATGATCAACTAAACGTTGAAAAACAAATTATAAAAGATCAGATCGATTGTGATTTAAATTTACTGATTGAAGAATTACCTGATGATCAAAAAGAAGTTTTAATGATGCGTATTTACCGCGATATGAGCTTCAAAGAGATTTCAGAAAACACAGGAGTTAGCATTAATACTGCTTTAGGTAGAATGCGATATGCTTTAATTAACCTTAGAAAGGTCATTGAGAAAAATAATATCGTTTTAACGAATTAA
- the uvrA gene encoding excinuclease ABC subunit UvrA: MTAILDVNPKENIIIKGAKLHNLKNIDVIIPRNKLVVITGLSGSGKSSLAFDTLYAEGQRRYVESLSSYARQFLGKLDKPKVDYIKGIAPAIAIEQKVNSTNPRSTVGTSTEIYDYLKLLFARIGKTISPISGNEVKKHTVSDVVSYIKSFPEGTKMLLLAPIVIREDRDALKSLQIFSQQGYARIKYKGEVIRIDDSITEIDKEFSLVVDRIITKDDEDFYNRLANAIDTAFFEGKGDCSIEILETGVQTPFSNKFEMDGMKFLEPNVHLFSFNNPYGACPNCEGYGDVIGIDEELVVPNTALSIYENAVFAWRGESMSYYRDQLVNSAHQSNFPIHKPWYQLSEEQKQLVWDGNSHFTGLNDFFSMLEEKSYKIQNRVMLSRYRGKTKCSVCKGKRLRKETNYVKISGQSISDLVEQPIDELIHFFDSINLNETDTKIASRLLLEIKSRLGFLHKVGLSYLTLNRKSNTLSGGESQRINLATSLGSSLVGSMYILDEPSIGLHPKDTENLITVLESLRDLGNTVIVVEHDEDIMKAADEIIDIGPEAGTLGGHVVATGTMANILASSSLTAQYLNGTLEIKVPQKRRAYKNYIEIIGARENNLKNINVTFPLNVLTVVTGVSGSGKSTLVKKLLYPIILKEVGGYGEKVGQFTEVKGKYSDIKHVEFVDQNPIGRSSRSNPVTYIKAYDDIRTLYASQKLSKIRNYQTKHFSFNLDGGRCEKCKGEGEITVEMQFMADVHLECDTCKGKRFKKEVLEVKFEDANIDDLLNMTIDDALSFFEKHQQTKIYRKLKPLQDVGLGYVTLGQSSSTLSGGEAQRIKLASFLVKGTTKEKALFIFDEPTTGLHFHDIKKLLKSFNALIEKGHSITVIEHNIDLIKCADYIIDLGLRGGQKGGELIVQGTPEEVIKNTVSYTAKYLREKLM, encoded by the coding sequence ATGACTGCTATTTTAGATGTAAATCCAAAAGAAAATATAATAATAAAAGGAGCAAAACTCCACAACCTGAAAAACATAGATGTAATTATCCCAAGAAATAAGCTTGTTGTTATTACTGGTTTGTCAGGTTCGGGTAAATCTAGCCTTGCTTTTGATACCTTGTATGCAGAAGGGCAGCGTAGGTATGTTGAAAGTTTATCATCTTATGCAAGGCAGTTTTTAGGCAAATTAGACAAGCCCAAAGTTGACTATATAAAAGGTATAGCACCAGCGATTGCGATTGAGCAAAAAGTAAATTCTACAAATCCAAGATCTACCGTTGGTACGAGTACTGAAATTTATGATTACTTAAAACTGCTCTTTGCACGTATTGGCAAAACAATATCTCCCATATCAGGTAACGAAGTTAAAAAACATACCGTAAGCGATGTGGTAAGCTATATAAAATCATTTCCCGAGGGTACAAAAATGCTCTTACTAGCTCCTATTGTTATTCGTGAAGATCGAGATGCACTTAAATCTCTTCAAATATTTTCACAACAAGGGTACGCACGTATCAAATACAAGGGAGAGGTGATTAGGATTGATGATAGCATTACAGAAATTGACAAAGAGTTTAGTTTAGTCGTAGATCGTATTATTACAAAGGATGATGAAGACTTTTACAATCGATTGGCCAACGCTATAGATACAGCCTTTTTTGAAGGTAAAGGCGATTGTAGTATTGAAATTTTAGAAACAGGGGTACAGACACCATTTAGTAATAAGTTTGAAATGGATGGCATGAAGTTCTTAGAACCAAACGTACATCTTTTTAGTTTTAACAACCCCTATGGCGCTTGTCCTAATTGTGAAGGCTATGGGGATGTAATTGGCATTGACGAAGAATTAGTGGTGCCAAATACCGCATTATCGATCTACGAAAATGCAGTTTTTGCTTGGCGTGGTGAAAGTATGAGCTATTATCGTGACCAATTGGTCAATTCAGCGCACCAATCTAACTTTCCTATACATAAACCATGGTATCAGCTTTCTGAAGAGCAAAAACAGTTGGTGTGGGATGGAAATAGCCATTTTACTGGATTAAATGATTTCTTCTCCATGCTTGAAGAAAAAAGTTATAAAATTCAGAATAGAGTCATGTTATCTCGCTATCGAGGTAAAACGAAATGCAGTGTTTGCAAAGGGAAGCGTCTACGTAAAGAAACGAATTATGTAAAAATAAGTGGTCAATCTATTTCTGATTTAGTGGAGCAACCCATTGATGAATTGATACATTTTTTTGACTCGATCAATTTAAATGAAACCGATACTAAAATTGCATCGCGTTTACTCCTTGAAATAAAAAGCAGATTAGGTTTTTTGCATAAAGTAGGACTTAGTTATTTAACCTTAAATAGAAAATCTAATACCTTATCAGGGGGCGAAAGCCAACGTATAAATTTGGCAACCTCTTTGGGCAGTAGCCTTGTAGGTTCCATGTATATTTTAGATGAGCCCAGTATTGGCTTGCACCCAAAAGATACCGAAAATTTGATTACGGTATTAGAATCACTACGTGATTTGGGGAATACGGTTATTGTAGTAGAACATGATGAAGATATTATGAAAGCTGCAGATGAAATTATCGATATTGGTCCAGAAGCGGGAACACTTGGTGGTCATGTGGTAGCCACAGGAACTATGGCAAATATTTTGGCATCTTCTTCACTAACCGCCCAATATTTGAACGGAACCCTAGAAATTAAAGTACCGCAGAAACGACGCGCTTATAAAAATTATATTGAAATTATCGGGGCACGAGAAAATAATCTCAAAAATATAAACGTAACCTTTCCTTTAAATGTACTTACCGTAGTGACAGGTGTTTCTGGCAGTGGAAAAAGTACCTTGGTAAAAAAACTATTGTATCCTATTATTTTAAAAGAAGTAGGCGGATATGGTGAAAAAGTAGGTCAGTTTACCGAGGTGAAAGGAAAGTATAGCGATATAAAACATGTAGAGTTTGTAGATCAAAACCCTATAGGCCGATCTTCTCGTTCTAATCCTGTTACCTATATTAAGGCCTATGACGATATTAGAACTTTGTACGCTTCTCAAAAATTAAGCAAAATACGCAATTACCAAACCAAACATTTTTCTTTTAATTTAGATGGCGGCCGTTGTGAAAAATGTAAAGGTGAAGGCGAAATTACCGTAGAAATGCAATTTATGGCCGATGTACATTTAGAATGTGATACCTGTAAAGGCAAGCGTTTTAAAAAAGAAGTGCTTGAAGTAAAATTTGAAGATGCCAACATCGATGACCTGCTCAATATGACCATTGACGATGCCTTAAGCTTTTTTGAAAAACACCAACAGACCAAAATTTACAGAAAATTAAAACCGCTTCAAGATGTTGGCTTGGGCTATGTTACTTTAGGGCAATCCTCCTCTACGTTGTCTGGGGGCGAGGCGCAGCGAATAAAACTAGCATCATTTTTAGTCAAAGGAACCACCAAGGAAAAAGCGCTATTCATTTTTGATGAACCCACAACCGGACTTCATTTTCATGATATAAAAAAACTTTTAAAATCTTTCAATGCCTTGATAGAAAAAGGGCACTCCATAACCGTTATCGAGCATAATATTGATCTTATTAAATGCGCCGATTACATTATCGATTTAGGCTTAAGGGGTGGGCAAAAAGGTGGTGAACTTATTGTACAAGGAACCCCAGAAGAGGTCATTAAAAATACAGTTTCTTATACAGCGAAGTATTTAAGAGAGAAGTTAATGTAA
- a CDS encoding succinate dehydrogenase/fumarate reductase iron-sulfur subunit gives MKVTFKIWRQQGPKDKGAIRDYEVDGLTEDMSFLEALDHLNELLVLKDEKVIAFEYDCREGICGQCGVFINGRAHGPHDHMTTCQLHMRSFKDGDTIVVEPWRAASFPVIKDLVVDRSAFDRIIEQGAYISTKTGSAPEANAILVPKDISDRAMDAAACIGCGACVATCKNSSAALFTSAKINHLNNLPQGKAEEHKRVAEMTYQMELEGFGSCTFTGACEVECPEGISIINIAEMNARVLKSKLLG, from the coding sequence ATGAAAGTAACATTCAAAATCTGGCGACAGCAAGGACCAAAAGATAAAGGAGCTATAAGAGATTATGAAGTAGATGGTTTAACGGAAGACATGTCCTTTTTGGAAGCGCTAGATCATTTAAATGAATTATTAGTTCTAAAAGACGAGAAAGTAATTGCTTTTGAGTACGATTGCAGAGAAGGTATTTGTGGACAATGCGGTGTATTTATCAATGGTCGCGCTCATGGTCCACATGATCATATGACCACATGCCAATTGCATATGCGTAGTTTTAAAGATGGCGATACTATTGTAGTTGAACCTTGGCGAGCAGCCTCATTTCCTGTTATTAAAGACTTAGTTGTTGACCGTTCTGCTTTTGATAGAATTATAGAACAAGGAGCCTATATAAGTACAAAAACGGGTAGTGCGCCAGAAGCAAATGCCATTCTTGTACCTAAAGATATTTCAGATCGAGCTATGGATGCTGCTGCATGTATTGGTTGTGGTGCTTGTGTGGCTACCTGTAAAAACTCTTCTGCGGCGCTATTTACTTCAGCAAAAATTAATCATTTAAACAATTTACCTCAGGGTAAAGCTGAAGAACATAAGCGTGTAGCAGAGATGACCTATCAAATGGAGCTTGAAGGTTTTGGTAGTTGTACCTTCACCGGTGCATGCGAAGTAGAATGCCCCGAAGGTATTTCGATAATTAATATCGCTGAAATGAATGCTCGAGTACTAAAATCAAAACTATTGGGTTAA
- a CDS encoding fumarate reductase/succinate dehydrogenase flavoprotein subunit codes for MKLDAKIPEGKLEDKWRNYQVKSQLINPANKKKLNIIIVGSGLSGAGAAATLAELGYDIKCFCYQDSARRAHSVAAQGGINAAKNYQHDGDSIFRMFYDTLKGGDFRSREANTFRLAELSAPLIDHFVQQGVPFAREYGGTLVNRSFGGVQVQRTFYARGQTGQQLLLAAYSQLYKMVRAKKVEMFPRSEMLDLVVIDGKAKGIIVRDLVSGELKRYAADAVVLATGGYSRVFRLSTLAIGCNGSALWKAHKKGALFGAPSFTQIHPTALPQSSEAQSKLTLMSESLRNDGRIWVPKTKADTRKANDIPEKERDYYLERRYPSFGNLAPRDIASRAAKERIDAGFGVGRLKNAVYLDFKHAIEKYGLDTIKDRYGNLFNMYKKITGIDSYKEPMQISPAAHFSMGGLWVDYELMTTIPGLYAIGECNFSDHGANRLGANSLLQASVDGYFILPNTINNYLASEIKTDQPTTNHPEFDKAENETRAYIKKVLAVNGTKTVDHFHRELGKVMWKECAMSRNKSGLEKAIIEIKSIRQEFWSEVKVTGNDKEMNTELEKALRLADFIELGILMCTDALEREESCGAHFREEFQTEEGEAIRVDKDFSYVSAWEYKKGEFKLHKEVLAFEFVKPSVRSYK; via the coding sequence ATGAAATTAGATGCAAAAATACCAGAAGGAAAACTAGAAGATAAATGGCGTAACTACCAAGTTAAGTCACAGTTGATAAACCCAGCAAACAAGAAAAAACTCAACATCATTATTGTTGGGTCTGGGCTATCCGGTGCAGGTGCAGCCGCTACGTTAGCAGAGTTGGGTTATGATATAAAGTGCTTCTGCTACCAAGATTCCGCAAGGCGTGCGCATTCTGTTGCTGCTCAAGGAGGTATAAATGCGGCTAAGAACTATCAGCATGACGGGGATAGTATTTTTCGTATGTTTTATGATACGTTGAAAGGCGGTGATTTTAGATCTCGGGAAGCCAACACTTTCAGGTTAGCAGAGCTCTCTGCTCCACTTATAGATCATTTTGTGCAACAGGGTGTGCCTTTCGCACGAGAATATGGCGGTACTTTAGTGAACCGAAGTTTTGGTGGTGTACAAGTTCAACGTACATTTTATGCCCGTGGACAAACGGGACAACAATTACTTTTAGCGGCTTATTCTCAGTTGTACAAAATGGTTCGCGCCAAAAAAGTAGAAATGTTTCCACGTAGCGAAATGCTCGACTTAGTCGTGATTGATGGAAAAGCAAAGGGCATAATTGTTAGAGACTTGGTTTCTGGAGAATTAAAGCGATATGCTGCTGATGCGGTGGTATTGGCAACCGGAGGTTATTCCCGTGTATTTAGATTATCAACTTTGGCCATTGGCTGCAATGGGAGCGCATTGTGGAAAGCTCATAAAAAGGGAGCACTATTTGGAGCTCCAAGTTTTACTCAAATTCACCCTACAGCATTGCCCCAATCCAGTGAGGCACAATCTAAACTTACATTGATGTCTGAATCACTCCGAAATGATGGTCGTATTTGGGTGCCAAAAACAAAGGCAGATACGAGAAAGGCAAATGATATTCCTGAAAAAGAGCGCGATTATTATCTAGAAAGACGCTATCCTAGTTTTGGGAATTTAGCACCGCGAGATATTGCATCCCGCGCAGCTAAAGAACGTATTGACGCCGGTTTTGGAGTTGGTAGGTTAAAGAATGCAGTGTACCTAGATTTTAAACATGCGATCGAAAAATACGGATTAGACACCATAAAGGATCGCTATGGAAACCTATTCAACATGTACAAAAAAATCACAGGTATAGATTCGTATAAGGAGCCCATGCAAATCTCACCGGCAGCTCATTTCTCAATGGGTGGACTTTGGGTAGATTATGAATTAATGACAACTATTCCTGGTCTATACGCTATAGGAGAATGTAATTTTTCGGATCATGGAGCTAATAGGTTAGGTGCTAATTCATTACTCCAAGCAAGTGTTGATGGCTATTTTATTTTGCCGAATACCATTAATAATTATTTGGCTTCTGAAATAAAAACAGATCAGCCAACAACAAACCATCCAGAGTTTGACAAAGCGGAGAATGAAACCAGGGCTTACATCAAAAAAGTACTTGCTGTAAACGGAACAAAAACAGTTGATCATTTTCATAGAGAGCTTGGAAAGGTTATGTGGAAGGAATGTGCCATGAGTAGAAATAAATCCGGTTTAGAAAAAGCTATAATTGAAATTAAAAGCATTAGGCAAGAATTTTGGAGTGAAGTAAAAGTCACCGGGAATGACAAAGAGATGAATACTGAACTCGAAAAAGCATTGCGTTTGGCCGATTTTATTGAATTGGGAATTTTGATGTGTACAGACGCGCTAGAGCGCGAAGAATCGTGTGGTGCACATTTTAGAGAAGAGTTTCAAACTGAAGAAGGTGAAGCCATTCGTGTAGATAAAGACTTCAGTTATGTATCTGCTTGGGAATACAAAAAGGGTGAATTTAAACTACACAAAGAAGTATTAGCGTTCGAATTTGTAAAACCTTCGGTAAGAAGCTATAAGTAA
- a CDS encoding succinate dehydrogenase cytochrome b subunit — translation MNLLFFRKSIIALTGLFLCLFLVVHLSANCILLLPEAIAKDLYNTYSTTLRESLFIKIIAYLLYLSIILHAVYALLITLHNRKAKPQKYILNNSKENSTWASKNMGVLGILILIFIIIHLTNFWARIKLGLGNEVMLDAYGNKDVYEVTYSLFQNIYYVLFYTLISIPLAFHLHHGLKSAFKTLGFYHKKALKIIANIALVYAVIIGFGFGIIPFIVYFK, via the coding sequence ATGAATCTACTCTTTTTTAGAAAATCGATAATTGCACTAACTGGTCTTTTTCTTTGTCTATTCTTAGTGGTACACCTCTCTGCCAATTGTATTTTACTATTACCAGAGGCAATTGCAAAAGATTTATATAACACTTATTCAACTACATTACGAGAAAGCCTATTCATTAAAATCATAGCCTATCTTTTATATCTCTCTATTATTCTTCACGCGGTTTACGCCTTGCTAATAACGCTTCATAATCGCAAAGCTAAACCTCAGAAATATATTTTAAATAATTCCAAAGAAAACAGCACCTGGGCTTCAAAAAATATGGGGGTACTTGGAATACTTATTTTGATTTTTATCATTATTCACCTTACAAATTTTTGGGCACGTATAAAATTAGGGTTAGGAAATGAAGTAATGCTTGACGCATATGGAAATAAAGATGTGTATGAAGTGACCTATAGCTTATTTCAAAATATATACTATGTGCTTTTTTATACCTTAATATCAATTCCATTGGCATTTCACTTGCATCACGGATTAAAAAGCGCCTTTAAAACTTTAGGGTTTTACCATAAAAAAGCCCTAAAAATTATAGCCAATATAGCCTTAGTCTATGCCGTTATTATTGGTTTTGGTTTCGGGATTATTCCATTTATTGTTTATTTCAAATAA
- a CDS encoding lipopolysaccharide biosynthesis protein, translated as MGIVFKQSLNNTIITYIGFGFGAINTMFLYTKFLSAEYYGLVGVILSASALLMPLLAFGVPNTLVKYFSSFKKSEHSDGFLTMMLFMPLLVILPLMAIAYFANATIGNFMSKENPIVKDYVWYIFLIGMAMAYFEVFYAWSRVHMKSVFGNFMKEVFVRIGVAILLLGVYFDWISVATFLKALVVLYILRTVLMKLYAFKLRFPKIDFNFPKNAKTIVEYSVLIIIGGSVAVVLFEADKVMINQFIKIDNVAYYSVAIFMATAIAVPSRAMHQITYPLTAEILNNNDAEGLKKLYHKSSLTLFIISGLLFVLIMMNLEDLYQLLDPAYSQGFLVVFLIGLTKVFDAALGNNNSILYNSDYYKTLLMMGVVVAILAILLNLWLIPIYGLLGAAYASFAALLFYNTIKLVFVKMRFGILPFTPALAKVLLLLCFIGVVFYFISFPFHPLVNIGIKSSLVVLIYTWFLYKFRWSVDMYNILSKYIKK; from the coding sequence ATGGGCATTGTATTTAAACAATCGCTAAATAATACCATCATTACCTATATCGGTTTTGGCTTTGGTGCGATAAATACCATGTTTTTATACACTAAGTTTCTATCTGCAGAATATTATGGTTTAGTGGGGGTAATTTTATCAGCTTCGGCTTTACTAATGCCTTTATTGGCTTTTGGTGTGCCAAATACCTTAGTAAAATATTTTTCTTCGTTTAAAAAATCAGAACATAGTGATGGTTTTTTAACCATGATGTTATTTATGCCTCTGCTTGTGATATTGCCTCTTATGGCCATTGCTTATTTTGCTAATGCCACAATTGGCAATTTTATGTCTAAAGAAAATCCTATTGTAAAAGATTATGTCTGGTATATTTTTTTGATCGGTATGGCGATGGCCTATTTTGAGGTTTTCTATGCATGGTCACGCGTTCATATGAAATCAGTATTCGGCAATTTTATGAAAGAGGTTTTTGTGCGGATCGGAGTAGCTATATTATTGTTGGGCGTTTATTTTGATTGGATAAGTGTGGCTACTTTTTTAAAAGCATTAGTTGTGCTTTATATCCTACGAACAGTACTCATGAAGCTATACGCCTTTAAATTACGCTTCCCTAAAATAGATTTTAATTTTCCTAAAAACGCTAAAACTATTGTAGAATATAGTGTTTTAATTATCATAGGCGGTTCAGTGGCAGTGGTTTTATTTGAGGCAGATAAAGTAATGATTAATCAATTTATCAAAATAGACAATGTAGCTTATTATAGTGTAGCTATTTTTATGGCAACAGCAATTGCCGTACCTTCAAGGGCTATGCATCAAATAACCTATCCACTAACAGCCGAAATTTTAAATAATAATGATGCTGAAGGATTAAAAAAACTTTATCATAAAAGTTCTTTAACGCTCTTTATTATTTCGGGCTTACTCTTTGTGCTGATCATGATGAATCTAGAGGATTTGTATCAATTATTAGATCCGGCCTATAGTCAGGGTTTTTTAGTTGTTTTTTTAATAGGATTAACAAAGGTGTTTGATGCGGCTTTAGGAAACAATAACTCCATTTTGTATAATTCAGATTATTATAAGACCCTTTTGATGATGGGTGTTGTCGTGGCTATACTTGCCATACTTTTAAACCTATGGTTGATCCCCATTTATGGCTTGCTTGGTGCCGCTTACGCATCGTTTGCAGCCTTACTCTTTTACAACACCATAAAGTTAGTTTTTGTAAAAATGCGTTTTGGTATCCTTCCGTTTACCCCAGCTTTAGCTAAAGTGCTACTTTTACTTTGTTTTATAGGGGTTGTATTTTATTTTATTTCATTTCCATTTCATCCCTTGGTGAATATTGGTATTAAAAGTAGTTTGGTTGTACTTATTTATACCTGGTTTTTGTATAAATTTAGATGGTCTGTAGATATGTACAACATTTTATCAAAATACATTAAAAAGTGA
- a CDS encoding glycosyltransferase, whose translation MKKVLIITYYWPPAGGPGVQRWLKFVTYLRDFDIEPILYVPENPNYPIVDQALLKGMPEGIKIYKQPIFEPYGLASFLSSKKTKRISSGIIQTKNQSFLEKLLLWVRGNLFIPDARKYWVKPSVTYLAKVIENEKIGTIITTGPPHSVHLIGLHLKQDLAISWISDFRDPWTSIGYHKKLKLTKSSKQKHKKLEALVLNSADKILVTSETTKKEFQAITQQPITVITNGYDSDYEGTAILDLQFTISHIGSLLTGRNPQNLWKVLAALIQENKAFKEAVRLNLIGVVSDDVLHTIYTYGLEPYVVLKPYVSHDEALELQRKSQVLLLAEIDSPETIGIIPGKLFEYMAAKRPILAIGPDNWEVASIIKATNSGKTFNYSEEGELKKLVVHWFQAFKNKQLTVQSKNIEMYSRYSLTKKLATEL comes from the coding sequence ATGAAAAAAGTATTAATCATTACGTATTACTGGCCACCTGCCGGAGGGCCTGGAGTACAACGATGGTTAAAATTTGTGACCTATTTGCGAGATTTTGATATCGAGCCTATTTTGTATGTTCCTGAAAATCCAAACTATCCTATTGTAGACCAGGCCTTGTTAAAAGGTATGCCCGAAGGCATAAAAATATACAAGCAACCTATTTTTGAGCCTTATGGTCTAGCCAGTTTTCTATCGTCAAAAAAAACGAAGCGCATCAGTTCAGGGATTATTCAAACTAAAAACCAATCTTTTTTAGAAAAACTACTTTTATGGGTTCGTGGAAACTTATTTATTCCTGATGCTCGTAAATATTGGGTAAAACCCTCAGTAACCTATTTAGCGAAAGTTATTGAAAATGAAAAAATTGGTACTATAATTACGACAGGTCCCCCGCATAGCGTACATTTAATTGGGCTTCATTTAAAACAAGACTTGGCCATTTCATGGATCAGCGATTTTAGAGACCCCTGGACATCTATTGGCTACCATAAAAAATTAAAACTGACCAAGTCTTCTAAGCAGAAGCATAAAAAACTTGAAGCCTTAGTTTTAAACTCGGCAGATAAAATTTTGGTCACTAGTGAAACGACTAAAAAAGAGTTTCAAGCGATCACTCAACAACCTATTACGGTAATAACCAATGGTTATGATAGTGATTATGAGGGTACGGCAATCTTAGATCTTCAATTTACGATTTCCCATATTGGCTCCCTATTAACGGGAAGAAATCCACAAAATTTGTGGAAAGTTTTGGCGGCACTGATTCAGGAAAATAAAGCTTTTAAAGAAGCTGTTCGTTTAAATTTAATAGGGGTAGTAAGTGATGATGTGTTGCACACCATCTACACTTATGGACTTGAACCTTATGTAGTCTTAAAGCCCTATGTGTCGCATGACGAAGCTTTAGAACTTCAGCGCAAATCTCAGGTTTTACTCCTTGCTGAAATTGATTCTCCAGAAACAATAGGGATCATTCCCGGTAAATTATTTGAATATATGGCAGCTAAACGTCCCATTTTAGCAATTGGGCCAGATAACTGGGAGGTAGCATCTATCATTAAAGCTACTAATTCAGGTAAAACATTTAACTACAGTGAAGAAGGGGAATTGAAAAAATTAGTGGTACATTGGTTTCAAGCTTTTAAAAACAAGCAGCTGACTGTACAGTCAAAAAATATTGAAATGTATAGCAGATATTCGCTCACTAAAAAACTAGCAACAGAACTATAA